The following coding sequences lie in one Aspergillus puulaauensis MK2 DNA, chromosome 3, nearly complete sequence genomic window:
- a CDS encoding uncharacterized protein (COG:S;~EggNog:ENOG410PWBX;~TransMembrane:7 (o38-58i79-97o103-122i129-147o175-193i289-310o322-341i)) → MAPRKKDAVGTTSPQKSSADDAKDPPPKTLVEKIPSPARLLLVVVSSLALSSTIFTLTSRITLGELRFVSRHLEEWWEVWGLVAWKAVEVGLAWVLGFDGRDVLNFSFLTNLPTYMLLASFYGLRPTTILASFAIVLFSTAVPFVFLRKPSLVHNLSRAHPAAVSNRSILQDWGITIYTTVLATAIYTVHLYLSYETWLPAKLVVHFEKLPNISKVHAGPAGLPLLFASLLPAGWAARDFLFVSSTGTPASRDDKVEKSESSTSKQGEYLVCAIYRKTWGTLSRRTRVLVSRTVVLAAVTMINTFIQIAGTIRGASFEGASAWGFVWTLGTLIVGLVYRWIEAVDGL, encoded by the exons ATGGCTCCCCGCAAGAAGGATGCTGTTGGGACCACGAGCCCGCAAAAGTCCTCCGCCGATGACGCCAAAGACCCCCCACCAAAGACATTGGTCGAGAAAATTCCATCACCCGCGCGCCTTTTACTTGTGGTCGTCAGTAGCTTAGCTCTCAGCTCGACTATTTTTACTCTAACATCGCGCATCACCCTCGGCGAATTACGTTTTGTCAGCAGGCACCTCGAGGAATGGTGGGAAGTATGGGGTTTGGTGGCATGGAAGGCCGTCGAGGTCGGGCTCGCTTGGGTATTGGGATTTGATG GCCGTGATGTCCTAAACTTCTCCTTTTTGACCAACCTGCCGACTTATATGCTCCTCGCATCGTTCTACGGTCTGCGACCAACAACGATCCTCGCGTCTTTCGCAATCGTCCTGTTTTCTACTGCCGTACCATTTGTCTTCCTACGCAAACCCAGTCTCGTCCATAACCTGTCTCGCGCACACCCTGCCGCCGTCTCTAACCGGAGCATCCTGCAAGATTGGGGAATAACCATATACACCACTGTCCTTGCGACAGCCATCTACACGGTTCATTTGTATCTCAGTTACGAAACATGGCTCCCAGCCAAGCTCGTCGTGCATTTTGAAAAGCTCCCTAACATCTCGAAAGTCCATGCTGGCCCCGCGGGCTTGCCCTTGCTATTCGCTTCGCTTCTTCCGGCTGGCTGGGCAGCTAGGGATTTCCTTTTTGTCAGCTCCACTGGCACGCCCGCATCTCGGGACGACAAGGTAGAGAAGTCGGAGTCATCCACCTCCAAACAGGGAGAGTACCTTGTCTGCGCTATATATCGAAAGACCTGGGGCACTCTTTCAAGAAGAACTAGAGTTCTTGTATCCCGAACTGTGGTTCTCGCTGCGGTTACGATGATCAACACGTTCATCCAAATTGCGGGTACTATTCGTGGTGCTAGCTTTGAGGGTGCCTCGGCGTGGGGCTTTGTTTGGACGTTGGGTACTTTGATCGTGGGATTGGTATATCGCTGGattgaagctgttgatgGGCTCTAA
- a CDS encoding uncharacterized protein (COG:S;~EggNog:ENOG410PZZV) yields the protein MAIHWNAEAEARLLMGILTQMQGRLDYKALAAFMGPGTTPPATNQGALLTMAGCSVPALQAHICKLRRGAGVAGSPGKPRTPSTRTPTNPKQAAAESPINQAKRPYHVVDDDDDDDDKVIKDEKDVKPLIKDEYEGKKLKISFVDLAEC from the exons ATGGCTATACATTGGAACGCTGAAGCCGAGGCTAGA TTACTCATGGGTATTCTAACCCAGATGCAAGGTCGGTTAGACTACAAGGCTCTAGCCGCCTTCATGGGGCCGGGTacgacaccaccagcaacgAATCAAGGAGCTCTACTGACGATGGCAGGTTGCTCGGTTCCTGCGTTACAAGCCCATATTTGCAAGCTCCGTCGTGgagctggtgttgctggtaGCCCGGGAAAGCCGCGGACTCCATCAACTAGGACGCCTACAAACCCCAAGCAAGCTGCTGCCGAATCCCCCATAAACCAAGCAAAAAGACCGTATCATGTtgttgacgacgacgacgacgacgacgataaAGTTATAAAGGACGAAAAGGACGTCAAACCTCTGATCAAAGACGAATACGAGGGCAAAAAGTTGAAGATCTCTTTTGTTGACCTCGCCGAGTGTTGA
- a CDS encoding ATP-binding protein (COG:S;~EggNog:ENOG410PJ14;~InterPro:IPR027417;~TransMembrane:1 (i82-100o)) has translation MFCRSLQRYFVSPTRVRPWVPRRPPGRAPAYSGQSFSQNSLPGAPDPTDQADQEDQGGGKGQANNDQDPNFRSTILKMMESAATTFASIAVLGIAGFSYHKYYKYLILQKMENAFEPGDPALEVAGVESETRQYHHDEHWLVRNEQELIDKIIAGEIPGHYYLLVGEKGTGKTSMLLEAMRKINGDGCSIFDAHGDQEIFRIRLGKALDFEFHEDYIGSLFSIKGPRDTTALLDIERAFNKLEKVALNRRRLGKAPLVLIINSAHMVRDDSDGQDLLEMIQQRAEQWAASNLVTTVFNSDDYWVYERLKRYATRMETIPVVDLSRGKAVAALRKYRKDYCNEHLSDEVIGEIYDKIGGRLSYLSRVAKAPDPIHLCNTICEAEKTWFLNKCWILGEEMDDDVMDQQKYASAAMVMAKALVDKEKDMEKTYDEENGHILPEISLHEARQIMTRADFIQSYDHENIFTINWRAMVRADSVPMQRAFREVCAEPGFDEFLEATLDRISDIESLGRTRELTIKDLWNQGKYQVAMRDAKGREQGTIEFFTKPEEKEGEDE, from the exons ATGTTTTGTCGGAGTCTTCAGCGATACTTTGTATCTCCAACCCGAGTGCGGCCTTGGGTACCGCGAAGGCCGCCAGGCAGGGCGCCGGCCTATTCCGGCCAAAGTTTCTCTCAAAACTCCCTTCCTGGGGCTCCTGACCCTACCGACCAAGCGGACCAAGAGGACCAGGGAGGCGGAAAGGGCCAGGCCAATAATGACCAGGATCCTAACTTCAGATCAACAattctgaagatgatggagtcGGCAGCCACCACTTTTGCGTCAATTGCTGTTCTAGG CATTGCTGGATTCTCGTATCATAAATACTACAAGTATCTCATTTTACAGAAGATGGAGAATGCTTTCGAACCCGGAGATCCCGCGCTAGAGGTGGCTGGCGTGGAGAGTGAAACCCGTCAATACCACCACGACGAACATTGGTTGGTGAGAAACGAACAGGAACTGATTGACAAAATCATCGCTGGTGAAATTCCGGGACATTACTATCTTCTGGTCGGCGAGAAGGGCACCGGAAAGACGTCTATGCTTCTGGAGGCCATGCGCAAGATTAATGGAGATGGGTGTTCGATTTTCGATGCCCACGGTGATCAGGAAATCTTCCGGATTCGACTTGGAAAAGCGCTTGACTTTGAGTTCCACGAGGA TTATATTGGCAGTCTTTTTAGCATTAAAGGACCCAGGGATACCACCGCGCTTTTGGACATAGAGCGTGCCTTCAACAAGTTAGAGAAGGTCGCATTGAACAGGAGGCGCCTGGGGAAAGCCCCGCTTGTATTGATCATCAATAGCGCGCATATGGTCAGGGACGATTCAGACGGCCAAGACCTTCTCGAGATGATTCAGCAACGAGCCGAGCAGTGGGCAGCGAGCAATCTTGTTACGACCG TCTTCAACAGTGATGACTACTGGGTCTATGAGAGGCTGAAGCGATACGCAACAAGAATGGAAACCATCCCAGTTGTGGATCTCTCTAGGGGCAAAGCAGTGGCTGCGTTGAGGAAATATCGCAAAGATTATTGCAACGAGCACCTGTCGGACGAAGTTATTGGGGAGATATACGATAAAATCGGGGGTCGCCTGTCCTACCTCAGCAGGGTCGCAAAGGCTCCGGACCCCATACATCTGTGCAACACTATATGCGAAGCAGAAAAGACATGGTTCCTTAACAAATGCTGGATCCTTGGTGAGGAGATGGATGACGACGTCATGGACCAGCAGAAGTATGCT TCCGCGGCTATGGTGATGGCCAAGGCGCTGGTGGATAAGGAAAAGGACATGGAAAAAACATACGACGAGGAGAATGGCCATATACTTCCGGAAATATCACTCCACGAAGCACGACAGATTATGACTCGGGCCGACTTTATCCAGAGTTACGACCACGAGAatatcttcaccatcaactGGCGCGCCATGGTTCGAGCCGATTCGGTACCCATGCAGCGCGCATTCCGTGAAGTTTGCGCCGAGCCCGGATTTGATGAGTTCCTGGAAGCCACGTTGGACCGAATCAGCGACATTGAGAGCTTGGGACGTACCCGAGAACTTACCATCAAGGATCTCTGGAATCAAGGGAAATACCAGGTAGCGATGCGGGATGCCAAGGGTCGTGAGCAGGGGACTATTGAATTCTTCACCAAAccagaagagaaagagggagaggacgAATGA